Within Paenibacillus sabinae T27, the genomic segment AGGCTCAAACGGATTACCGTTATAGAAGATCGGCTTGCCTACGAACCCTTCCTGCTTGAGGCTGAGGATCTCAGGATTGGTATAGTAAGACAAATTGCTACCGATCGTATCATATTGGTCCGCAACAGCCAAAGGTGATCCTGCCATCGTGAATAAGGATACGGCAGTTCTCTTCTCATTATCGGCATAAGTACCGGTGAATCCGTGCATGCATGACTAGGCTGATCTCCATATCATCGCCGGCAGCCTCAGAGATCCATTGCAGCGCGGTAGCATATTCACCTTTTTGCTTGTATCATCCACAGCGGACTGCGCCACCCACAGCGGATTATAATAGACCCCCATATCCAGGCCTTTTGAATTGGCATAATTGGCCCAATAGGACCAATCATGTGCCCATCCATCGTTATACTTCAGCAGATACCCGTTGGTGTTGGTAAGCGTGGAACCACCCAACCAGCCATCCGTTGTGACCATATTATAGCCGTACGGGAGCAGGGTGCTTGCTACCCAATCAACATTTGATTTCCATCTTGCCTCTGAAATCGGTGCATCCGTGGTATACGATTGTTCGTATGCGGTCCAGTACTGCGGATAAAGAGTCGTGCCCTTTCTAGTGCTTAAACTATCCCTTGCAAATACCTGGCTTGGCAGAAACATTGCTATTAACAAAACTGTAAGACCTAGTGAAAAACCTGTCTTTATTTTGTTGCTTGTCTTCTTCATTCTGCTCCTCCTCGTATTGTTCTGGTAATACCTGTCCCTTCCAATACCGATTATAGGCAATAAAAAGCTCTTTTCCTGCCAAGCACGTTACTTCCATATAAAAGATTTGTTACCTTTTTTTGATTTAAATTCTGGCTTTAACGGAAGATTCTCGAACGATAAGCCGGTGAGGGACAATTTGTTTATGCATCTCACTGCTGCGATTACCTGGAAGCTTAAGGCTGCGGATTAATATTTGGGATGCGGTATAGCCTTGAAAATACATATCCATATCAATGCTGCTGATTGGAGGGCTTGACAGTTCCACCAGCTGGATATTGTTAAAGCTGACAAGCGCCAGATCGTCGGGTACCCTGTAGCCTAGTTCTTTAAGGCTCCGCAGCAAACCGAACGAAATCAGATCATCCACGACAACAAGTGCTGTCGGACGTTCAGAAAGGCTCATATACGCCGACATCGCCCGGTAACCGCTATCCCTCAAGACCTGTCCTTCCAGCACCCAATCCGGACACACCCTAAGTTCACTTTCCCTCATCGCATTGCGGTACCCTTCCAGCCGGTCAGCGGAAACAATCAACTCCCTAGGACCGCTGATAAAGCCGATTCTTGTATGGCCCATAGAAATTAAATGCCTGGTGGCATCGTAAGCCGCTGTTACATTGTTCGTCTGGACAGAAAGAATATCATCATACTGGTTGCTCCGCCCAACAAGAACAAAGGGATACCCGCCCGTCTTCAAAAATTCGACCACAGCATCTTCTTTGCGGGAACACAGAAGAATCGCACCGTCGACCTGCCGCCCCCTCAAAAGTCGGGATACCGCTTCCTTTTCCTCTGTTTCATTTGCTCCGGAACTAATAATGACATCATAGCCCGAATCCCTGGCTTGCTTGACAATTCCGCGGATCATCTCTATGTAGAAGGAATTTGAGAACGATTCCTCCGAAATTTGCGGGAGGACCACACAGATGCTTCCAGTAGTTTTGGAGACCAGATTCTTCGCTACAAGGTTCGGCTGGAAGTTCATTTCCTCCATAACTCTCCTGACTCGTTTAACGGTTTCCTTAGGGGTTGCCGGATGGCCCGATAAGACCCTGGACACAGTTGCGGAGGAGACACCGGCTCTTTTTGCCACATCCTTGATTTTGTAAACCATAATAGTCACCTTTAGTCCCTGGGCTAGGCTTCAAAAATAACAGGCCGTCCTTGAATGCGGATTCTGCCGGAATCCGCTTCAACAGATTGACCATCCAGCAAATTGAGATAATTTCCATTGGGAATTGAAACTTTAACATTGCTGATTTCACTGTTTAACGGAAAAATACCGACCAGCAGTTGACCTTCCTGCTCATAAGTACCGACAACGGTCTCGCTGTTCCGACTTACCTCCAGGAAGTAATTCCCTTCAGCCACAATCTTTTTCTTCTTAATAGAATACAGACGCTGTAGCAGCAGGCTTATATCATAATTGGTGTTCCAATCTACTTTATCGTAATCAAACAGGCTCGGGGCATGTTCATTTTCCCTTTCCTGCCCGGCGTAGATTAGCATAACTCCTTTTTGGAAATAGGCGAACGCCGTCCAGTTAATCAGATCACTTCGATTGCTGAATTTGAACTTTGCCCTTTCCTGATCGTGATTCTCCAGGTATCGGAGCTTGATATAATTTGCCGGATAGATGCAGTCCTGCAAATTCAGCGCATCGACATAAGTACTAAGGGGGATCATGCCGGTTCTATATTTCGTTTTCAAATCTTCCACATCATAGTCGTAAGTGATATCGAATGCCTGATACACTTCATTATCCGACAGCGCCGTGAAATTCCGGCTACGCAGATCCCGGACAAACTCTGGATAGACGGATTCCGCCAGCCAAATGCATCCGGGTCGGATCCTTTCAACTGCCTCCCTCGCCTGAATCCAGAATTCTAGCGGTACCAGGGAAGCCACATCA encodes:
- a CDS encoding LacI family DNA-binding transcriptional regulator; its protein translation is MVYKIKDVAKRAGVSSATVSRVLSGHPATPKETVKRVRRVMEEMNFQPNLVAKNLVSKTTGSICVVLPQISEESFSNSFYIEMIRGIVKQARDSGYDVIISSGANETEEKEAVSRLLRGRQVDGAILLCSRKEDAVVEFLKTGGYPFVLVGRSNQYDDILSVQTNNVTAAYDATRHLISMGHTRIGFISGPRELIVSADRLEGYRNAMRESELRVCPDWVLEGQVLRDSGYRAMSAYMSLSERPTALVVVDDLISFGLLRSLKELGYRVPDDLALVSFNNIQLVELSSPPISSIDMDMYFQGYTASQILIRSLKLPGNRSSEMHKQIVPHRLIVRESSVKARI
- a CDS encoding alpha-amylase family glycosyl hydrolase; protein product: MKNKIIGIKGSAIMAGQSDIALRNQVIYSVFVRNHTEAGTFQALEGDLDRIQALGADILWLLPIHPIGKESRKGRQGSPYAIQNYREVNPEYGTKEEFIHLVEEIHKRDMKCMIDVVYNHTSPDSWLTEHHPEFFYKQEDGNRGNKVGDWSDVVDLDYGNKRLWDYLIETLCMWAEIVDGFRCDVASLVPLEFWIQAREAVERIRPGCIWLAESVYPEFVRDLRSRNFTALSDNEVYQAFDITYDYDVEDLKTKYRTGMIPLSTYVDALNLQDCIYPANYIKLRYLENHDQERAKFKFSNRSDLINWTAFAYFQKGVMLIYAGQERENEHAPSLFDYDKVDWNTNYDISLLLQRLYSIKKKKIVAEGNYFLEVSRNSETVVGTYEQEGQLLVGIFPLNSEISNVKVSIPNGNYLNLLDGQSVEADSGRIRIQGRPVIFEA